In Lycium barbarum isolate Lr01 chromosome 9, ASM1917538v2, whole genome shotgun sequence, the DNA window TGAAAGCAAATGAACCACATTAACTAATAAAATAACCATAAGCAAGCGAGATTAAGACTGCACTTAACAACAATAACACGAAATAGGTAATACTAGTGACAATACTAGTTATTATGAACTAGAAAATAAGTACTGCAAACTACTAGGGATTCAAGCAATCCAACCAGTCTCATTTAGCAGGTGACATCTCGCAAGAGCAGCACTCTGCATGTGAAACGCAAAAGTGATGCAAAACTCTCCAGTAAAAGAGGTGAAGTCCGAGACAACACGAATCATCTCATTCACTGCTGTTGAGCTTGCCGACTGGGGGCAACTCCATACCCACCACCATATCCAACTTGGCCACCATGAGCTCCATTTGGTGGAGCACCATAATTACCAGAACCTTGCGAGTTATCAGATCTCCATGCTGAATTCCCATAGCTAGAGTTTCCACTTGCATCACCATAGCCACTGTTCATGTAACCACCAGCACCAGATTGCATGTCTCCTGCAGCACCACCTCCAACAGGTGAATTACCACTAGGAGCTCCACTGGCACGTCCAACAGCGCCATAACCAGATTGATTTCCATAAGCGCCCTCATTTCCAGCATAACCACCATAACCATAACCTTGATTCCCATATCCTGTCGTTCCAGTTGGAGATTGACCAGATCCTCCACTAGCAGGACCGCCGCCACCAGCAGCAGCATTTGCAGCACCCCAAGGAGCATTACCATAGCCCATATTACCATATGCAGAAGGACCCTGAGAGCCCCATGTGCTTCTTGGTCCACCCGCTGGACCACCTCCATAGCCAGCACTGGCCGCATTTGGATTTCCATAGGCAGCAACTGCAGCAGCACTATAGCCAGGATTGGCACCGCCATAGCCCGGATTTGCTCCGCCATAACTTCCATAACCACCATAGCCCATACCGTTGTTGGATGGGCCATAGCCATAACCTGGATTACCATACCCACCACCATAGCCCATACCTCCAGCATTTTGCGATTGCATGTACCTGTTGGAATCCATTCTGCTGTCATAAGAGCTGGGATTGTTACCTGATGCACCATACCCCTGGTAACTTCCACCACCCATACCACCACCACCTCCGCTGCTCATGGAACGGCCACCAGCACCAGGATTAGCATCTTTCGGAAGAGCTTTCTTAACTTCTACCTGTTTACCATTCAGATCATGAAAGGTCTTCTGTAAAACTCTATCTACAGCATCTTCAAGATCAAATGAGATGAAGCCAAACCCACGAGGTCGGTTGGTCTGCTGGTCATACATGATTACTACATCAGTGACATTACCAAAACTTTCAAAATACTGTCTAAATC includes these proteins:
- the LOC132610022 gene encoding heterogeneous nuclear ribonucleoprotein 1-like, which produces MDSDQGKLFIGGISWETTEEKLKEYFQGYGDVLQTVVMRDKISGKPRGFGFVVFADPNVLDRVLQDEHVIDGRTVDAKRALSREEQQGSKPGNTNSARNFGGGGNTRTKKIFVGGLPPTLTEEGFRQYFESFGNVTDVVIMYDQQTNRPRGFGFISFDLEDAVDRVLQKTFHDLNGKQVEVKKALPKDANPGAGGRSMSSGGGGGMGGGSYQGYGASGNNPSSYDSRMDSNRYMQSQNAGGMGYGGGYGNPGYGYGPSNNGMGYGGYGSYGGANPGYGGANPGYSAAAVAAYGNPNAASAGYGGGPAGGPRSTWGSQGPSAYGNMGYGNAPWGAANAAAGGGGPASGGSGQSPTGTTGYGNQGYGYGGYAGNEGAYGNQSGYGAVGRASGAPSGNSPVGGGAAGDMQSGAGGYMNSGYGDASGNSSYGNSAWRSDNSQGSGNYGAPPNGAHGGQVGYGGGYGVAPSRQAQQQ